Part of the Gemmatimonas sp. genome is shown below.
GCCCCCCCGCCCCCCGACCGCCGCCCCCAGACGCCCAGCGCAGCGTCGGCCAGACCGGAGCCCCGACCCCGACTGCGGTAAAGACCTCAACCCGGGCCCAAACCCCGACTGGAGGAAGACCCCGACCGTGGTGGCCGTACCCCGACCGTCGTGGCCGTACCCCGACCGTCGTGGCAGTGCCGCGACCACACCCCCGACCACGACCGCGCCGCCCTCGCCCGACCTGGTTCGCTCGCGTTGCCGCTGCCGCCGCTCGCAGGCTCGCCGGCTAGAGAATGCCCGCGACCTTCCCCGCCGACTTGAAGGCCTCGACGACCGCGTCCAGATCGTCCCGCGTGTGCGCTGCGCTCACCTGGCAGCGCACGCGCGCCTCACCCTTGGGCACCACCGGAAATCCGAAGCCGGTCACGAACACGCCGCGCTCGAGCAGCAGATCGCTCATGCGAATGGCCAGCGCGGTCTCGCCCACGATGATCGGCACGATGGGTGTTTCGCCGGGGAGCGGCTTGAAGCCCGCTTCCTGAATGGCGGCCCGGAAGTAGCGGGCGTTCTCGTGCAGCTGCGTCACCAGCTCCGGGTGGGCCTCGGTGTACCGTACGGCGGCGAGCGCACTCGCGGCCACGGTGGGCGGCAGCGCGTTGGAGAAGAGCTGCGGGCGCGAGCGCTGCGTCATGATGTCGCACAGCGCGGAAGGCCCGGCAATGAACCCGCCGGCCGCCCCGCCCAGTGCCTTGCCAAGCGTGCTCGTGATGACGTCCACCTCACCGACCACGCCGAAATGCTCGGCCGTGCCGCGTCCCGTCTTGCCCAGCACGCCGGTGGCGTGCGAGTCGTCCATCACCACGATCGCGCCTTCCTCGCGCGCGATCTGCAGAATGTCGGGCAG
Proteins encoded:
- a CDS encoding glycine C-acetyltransferase gives rise to the protein MSLFTELQQELDALKAAGTYKRLNYIEGPQGARVHMEGRGEVIVLSSNNYLGLANAPSVVQAGVDALHQFGAGTASVRFICGTFTVHRELEAALARFVGTEASMSYVSAWNANEALTPTIAREGDFVISDALNHASIIDSVRLAKSITKCTTAVYKHADMDDLRDKLRAHKGAPRKIIWTDGVFSMEGAIAKLPDILQIAREEGAIVVMDDSHATGVLGKTGRGTAEHFGVVGEVDVITSTLGKALGGAAGGFIAGPSALCDIMTQRSRPQLFSNALPPTVAASALAAVRYTEAHPELVTQLHENARYFRAAIQEAGFKPLPGETPIVPIIVGETALAIRMSDLLLERGVFVTGFGFPVVPKGEARVRCQVSAAHTRDDLDAVVEAFKSAGKVAGIL